Proteins from a single region of Bacteroidales bacterium:
- a CDS encoding acyloxyacyl hydrolase gives MHRTITILIFLICCLSGFAQDALDNRRIPYLQFNYHSGSFWTRSEFLAEEFSDPYRAIEARLGFQLTGNEIWEQYHNFPKVGLGMHYSDLVKDRSDTVVGNPFSLFGFYSAPWLRVGRFTLSTDMSVGLSYADVIYDSISNPYNDVIASHVNLYFDFNLNMNVKLTPRLGLNAGYGITHYSNGRMQAPQKGINNWGWLFGLDYLLGEPASEFNFREPESFQTNESIQLMYAAGLVEYIVNRSTRELRFFTSSFTADYVSTLSPRMAVTFGLEALYDGSLKRAIPGVLPEDASTWQQMYLASHLGYHYIIERFTILFNFGTYFRQHSYDRGYYFARLGGRWRFTDQLYAHICVKTKNAVRSDWIEWGAAYQINLRK, from the coding sequence TGTCTAAGCGGGTTTGCTCAGGATGCGCTGGATAACAGACGCATACCATATCTCCAGTTTAATTATCACTCCGGTTCTTTCTGGACACGCTCGGAGTTTCTGGCAGAAGAGTTTTCGGATCCTTACAGAGCCATTGAAGCGCGTTTGGGATTCCAGTTGACCGGTAATGAGATTTGGGAGCAGTATCATAACTTCCCCAAAGTGGGACTGGGGATGCACTATTCGGACCTGGTAAAAGACCGCTCCGATACCGTGGTGGGAAATCCATTCAGCCTGTTTGGCTTTTACAGTGCACCCTGGCTTAGAGTTGGACGATTCACCCTTTCTACAGACATGTCGGTTGGTCTGAGTTATGCGGATGTTATCTATGATTCGATCAGCAATCCTTATAATGACGTGATTGCTTCTCATGTGAATCTCTATTTTGATTTCAATTTAAATATGAATGTAAAATTGACCCCCAGGCTGGGTCTGAATGCCGGTTATGGGATTACACATTATTCAAACGGAAGGATGCAGGCCCCGCAGAAAGGAATCAATAACTGGGGCTGGCTCTTTGGCCTGGATTACTTATTGGGCGAGCCGGCATCGGAGTTCAACTTCAGGGAACCTGAATCCTTCCAGACTAATGAGTCCATTCAGCTCATGTATGCGGCGGGTCTTGTGGAGTATATCGTGAATCGCAGTACCAGGGAGCTCCGGTTTTTCACCTCCTCATTTACGGCCGACTATGTAAGCACCCTCAGTCCCAGGATGGCTGTAACCTTCGGACTGGAGGCTCTGTATGACGGGTCCCTCAAAAGAGCTATTCCGGGGGTTCTCCCCGAAGATGCAAGCACCTGGCAGCAAATGTACCTGGCCTCTCACCTGGGTTACCATTATATCATTGAACGCTTTACCATTCTTTTTAATTTTGGCACCTATTTTCGTCAGCATTCCTACGACAGAGGGTATTATTTTGCCAGACTGGGAGGCAGATGGCGCTTTACAGATCAGCTGTATGCTCACATCTGCGTTAAGACAAAGAATGCAGTACGCTCAGACTGGATCGAATGGGGCGCCGCCTATCAGATCAATCTCCGAAAGTAA